The Methylobacterium sp. PvR107 genome contains a region encoding:
- the paoC gene encoding aldehyde oxidoreductase molybdenum-binding subunit PaoC, with protein MKFDTPAGQNPIDRLRVVGRPTDRIDGKSKTTGTAPYAYERHDVAPNAAYGYVLGAGIAKGRVRRIETAAAKAAPGVIAIVTTLDTPRIERGVMNVAYLFGGDVIQHYHQAVAVVVAETFEQARAAAFLVAVEYAPEAGAFDLAEAAKSAKPVPADSGEGSGGNGEERVGDFEGAFAQAPFTLDATYTTADESHAMMEPHATTAAWDGDKVTLWTANQMIGWGHGSLAKMLGLPKEKVRLDAPFVGGGFGGKLFVRADAVLAALAAKAAGRPVKVALTRPLIANNTTHRPATIQRVRIGATQDGTITAIAHESVSGNLPEGDPETAVNQTKYLYAGANRLTAMKLARLDLPEGNAMRAPGEAPGLAVLEVAMDEMAEKLGLDPVEFRIRNDTQVVPTQPDLRFSQRDLVGCLKLGAERFGWAKRNPKPGQVRDGQWLVGHGMAAAFRDNMVLKSGARVRLSADGTVTVETDMTDIGTGSYTIIAQTAAEMMGVPLNKVAVRLGDSNFPVSSGSGGQFGANSSTAGVYAACVKLREAVAQKLGFNATDAVFEDGEVRAGNRAIALARAAADGELVAEDAIEFGKFSKTQQVSTFGAHFVEVAVDAYTAEVRVRRMLAVCAAGRILNPKSARSQVIGGMVMGTGAALMEELAVDTKRGFFANHDLAGYEVPVHADIPHQEVIFLDEVDPMSSPMKAKGVGELGISGVGAAVANAIYNATGIRVRDYPITLDKLLERMPDAA; from the coding sequence ATGAAGTTCGACACCCCCGCAGGCCAGAATCCGATCGACCGGCTCAGGGTCGTGGGTCGGCCCACCGACCGCATCGACGGCAAGTCCAAGACCACCGGCACCGCGCCCTACGCCTACGAGCGCCACGACGTGGCGCCCAACGCCGCCTACGGCTATGTGCTCGGCGCCGGCATCGCCAAGGGCCGCGTCCGCCGGATCGAGACCGCAGCGGCCAAGGCTGCCCCCGGCGTCATCGCGATCGTCACCACCCTCGACACGCCGCGGATCGAGCGCGGCGTGATGAACGTCGCCTACCTATTCGGCGGCGACGTGATCCAGCATTACCACCAGGCCGTCGCGGTGGTGGTGGCCGAGACCTTCGAGCAGGCCAGGGCGGCCGCCTTCCTGGTCGCGGTGGAGTACGCGCCCGAGGCCGGCGCCTTCGACCTCGCCGAGGCGGCGAAGTCGGCCAAGCCGGTCCCGGCCGACAGCGGCGAGGGCAGCGGTGGGAACGGCGAGGAGCGCGTCGGCGATTTCGAGGGCGCCTTCGCGCAGGCCCCCTTCACGCTCGACGCGACCTACACGACCGCCGACGAGAGCCACGCCATGATGGAGCCGCACGCCACGACGGCGGCCTGGGACGGCGACAAGGTCACGCTCTGGACCGCCAACCAGATGATCGGCTGGGGCCACGGCAGCCTCGCCAAGATGCTCGGCCTGCCGAAGGAGAAGGTCCGGCTCGACGCGCCGTTCGTCGGCGGCGGCTTCGGCGGCAAGCTGTTCGTGCGCGCCGACGCGGTGCTGGCCGCGCTCGCCGCCAAGGCGGCGGGGCGGCCCGTGAAGGTGGCGCTGACGCGGCCGCTCATCGCCAACAACACAACCCACCGGCCGGCCACGATCCAGCGGGTGCGGATCGGCGCGACGCAGGACGGCACCATCACGGCGATCGCGCACGAGAGCGTCTCGGGCAACCTGCCGGAGGGCGATCCCGAAACGGCGGTGAACCAGACCAAGTACCTCTACGCGGGGGCGAACCGGCTGACCGCCATGAAGCTCGCCCGTCTCGACCTGCCCGAGGGCAACGCCATGCGGGCGCCGGGCGAGGCCCCGGGCCTGGCGGTGCTCGAGGTCGCCATGGACGAGATGGCGGAGAAGCTCGGCCTCGACCCGGTGGAGTTTCGCATCCGGAACGACACGCAGGTCGTCCCGACCCAGCCGGACCTGCGCTTCTCCCAGCGCGACCTCGTCGGCTGCCTCAAGCTCGGCGCCGAGCGGTTCGGATGGGCCAAGCGCAACCCGAAGCCCGGACAGGTCCGGGACGGGCAGTGGCTCGTCGGGCACGGCATGGCGGCGGCCTTCCGCGACAACATGGTGCTGAAGTCGGGCGCCCGGGTGCGGCTCTCCGCCGACGGCACGGTCACGGTCGAGACCGACATGACCGATATCGGCACCGGCAGCTACACGATCATCGCGCAGACCGCCGCCGAGATGATGGGCGTGCCCCTCAACAAGGTGGCGGTGCGGCTCGGCGACTCGAATTTCCCGGTCTCCTCGGGCTCGGGCGGGCAGTTCGGCGCCAACTCGTCGACCGCGGGCGTCTACGCGGCCTGCGTGAAGCTGCGGGAGGCCGTCGCGCAGAAGCTCGGCTTCAACGCCACCGACGCGGTGTTCGAGGACGGCGAGGTCCGCGCCGGCAACCGCGCCATCGCGCTGGCCCGGGCCGCCGCGGACGGGGAGCTCGTGGCCGAGGATGCGATCGAGTTCGGCAAATTCTCGAAGACGCAGCAGGTCTCGACCTTCGGGGCCCACTTCGTCGAGGTCGCGGTGGATGCCTATACCGCGGAGGTGCGGGTCCGGCGGATGCTGGCGGTCTGCGCGGCCGGGCGCATCCTCAACCCGAAATCCGCCCGCAGCCAGGTGATCGGCGGGATGGTCATGGGGACCGGGGCGGCCCTGATGGAGGAGCTGGCCGTCGACACAAAGCGCGGCTTCTTCGCCAACCACGATCTGGCCGGCTACGAGGTGCCGGTCCATGCCGACATCCCGCATCAGGAGGTGATCTTCCTCGACGAGGTCGATCCGATGTCCTCGCCCATGAAGGCCAAGGGTGTGGGCGAGCTCGGCATCTCGGGAGTCGGCGCCGCGGTGGCGAACGCGATCTACAACGCCACCGGCATCCGCGTGCGCGACTACCCGATCACCCTCGACAAGCTCCTCGAGCGCATGCCGGACGCGGCCTGA
- a CDS encoding LysR family transcriptional regulator has product MDLLALSDFNLVARHGGFGRAARATGRPKATLSRRVAELEGRLGLRLLERGTRILTLTEEGRALHARSGALLTELEEVAAEIAAGGRSPRGRLRISAPLLFSQTAMGRLAAGFARRFPEVRLEVTTEDRAVDMVEEGYDLVIRVNPAPDEGLVGRIFLRDRLVVVASPGLERGVDGASVPAVLRGGIDPVTAWTVTRPSGWTRIAVEPVLHLSSLIMVRDAARAGAGAACLPISLVGRDLAAGTLVHWGDADGPEIALWALYPSRRLLSARVSAFLDHLKAAFPLGTPEELAAFIGG; this is encoded by the coding sequence ATGGATCTCCTCGCCCTCTCCGATTTCAATCTGGTTGCCCGTCACGGCGGGTTCGGGCGCGCCGCCCGGGCCACCGGACGCCCGAAGGCCACGCTGTCGCGCCGGGTCGCGGAGCTGGAGGGCCGCCTCGGCCTGCGCCTGCTGGAACGCGGGACGCGCATCCTGACGCTCACCGAGGAGGGGCGGGCGCTCCACGCACGCTCCGGCGCTCTCCTGACCGAGCTCGAGGAGGTTGCCGCGGAGATCGCGGCGGGCGGCCGCAGCCCGCGCGGGCGCCTGCGGATCAGCGCCCCGCTGCTGTTCTCGCAGACCGCCATGGGCCGGCTCGCCGCCGGATTCGCCCGGCGGTTTCCGGAGGTCCGGCTCGAGGTGACGACGGAGGATCGCGCCGTCGACATGGTCGAGGAGGGCTACGACCTCGTGATCCGGGTCAATCCGGCCCCGGATGAGGGCCTCGTCGGGCGAATCTTCCTCCGCGATCGGCTGGTCGTGGTCGCGAGCCCGGGGCTCGAGCGCGGGGTGGATGGCGCTTCCGTCCCGGCCGTCCTGCGTGGCGGGATCGATCCCGTGACCGCCTGGACGGTGACGCGGCCGTCGGGCTGGACGCGCATCGCGGTCGAACCGGTCCTTCACCTGTCCTCGCTGATCATGGTGCGCGACGCGGCCCGGGCGGGTGCCGGCGCCGCCTGCCTGCCGATCTCGCTGGTGGGCCGCGACCTCGCGGCCGGCACGCTGGTGCATTGGGGCGATGCCGACGGCCCGGAGATCGCGCTCTGGGCGCTCTATCCGTCGCGCCGGCTGCTGAGCGCGCGGGTGTCGGCCTTCCTCGACCACCTGAAGGCGGCGTTCCCGCTCGGGACGCCGGAGGAGCTGGCGGCCTTCATCGGAGGCTGA
- a CDS encoding NmrA/HSCARG family protein, whose translation MTILVTGATGTVGRHVVAQLAQRGADVRALVRDPTRADLPAGIAIVQGDLLDVDALRNALSGVSTLFLLNAVVPDEVSQALIALNLAREAGIERIVYLSVIHSDVYVNVPHFAGKFAVERMIERMGFSATILRPAYFFSNDLTIKDVVLGHGVYPMPIGSKGLAMIDARDIGEIAARELLRRDQAPGPLPLDRINLVGPDTLTGADIAAIWSEVLGRPVAYGGDDTPRFEQTLRAFMPGWMAFDMRLMAERFLTDGMRPEAGDVARLTGLLGRPLRSYRAFAAETVAATGASA comes from the coding sequence ATGACCATCCTCGTAACCGGCGCGACCGGCACCGTCGGCCGCCACGTCGTCGCGCAGCTCGCCCAGCGGGGGGCGGATGTCCGCGCCCTCGTCCGCGATCCCACCAGGGCCGATCTGCCGGCCGGAATCGCCATCGTGCAGGGCGACCTGCTCGACGTCGACGCGCTGCGGAACGCCCTGTCGGGCGTCTCCACCCTGTTCCTGCTGAACGCGGTGGTGCCCGACGAGGTCTCGCAGGCGCTGATCGCGCTCAATCTCGCCCGGGAGGCCGGCATCGAGCGGATCGTCTACCTGTCGGTGATCCACAGCGACGTCTACGTGAACGTGCCGCACTTCGCCGGCAAGTTCGCCGTCGAGCGGATGATCGAGCGGATGGGCTTTAGCGCCACCATCCTGCGCCCCGCCTACTTCTTCAGCAACGACCTGACGATCAAGGACGTGGTGCTGGGCCACGGCGTGTACCCGATGCCGATCGGCAGCAAGGGCCTCGCGATGATCGACGCGCGGGACATCGGCGAGATCGCGGCCCGCGAACTCCTGCGCCGCGATCAGGCTCCCGGGCCGCTGCCGCTCGACCGGATCAACCTCGTCGGTCCGGACACGCTGACCGGGGCGGATATCGCGGCGATCTGGTCGGAGGTCCTGGGGCGCCCCGTCGCCTATGGCGGCGACGACACCCCTCGGTTCGAGCAGACCCTGCGGGCCTTCATGCCGGGCTGGATGGCGTTCGACATGCGGCTCATGGCCGAGCGCTTCCTCACCGACGGCATGCGGCCCGAGGCCGGCGATGTCGCGCGCCTGACCGGGCTGCTGGGCCGGCCGCTGCGCAGCTACCGCGCCTTCGCGGCCGAGACCGTGGCCGCAACCGGAGCTTCGGCCTGA
- a CDS encoding DUF1993 family protein encodes MSLTLYDASVPVFTRGLTILSTLLDKAEAHASETGAAPESYIEARLAPDMLTLAGQVQRASDTAKFGGARLTGTQAPSFADTETTFDQLRARCADTIAYLGTLPPDAFAGRETQAVTFGGGAFQQTLSADRYVLQFALPNLFFHVTTAYDILRHRGVPVGKRDYLGPFDGASA; translated from the coding sequence ATGTCCCTGACCCTGTACGACGCGTCGGTCCCCGTGTTCACGCGCGGGCTGACGATCCTCTCGACCTTGCTCGACAAGGCGGAGGCGCACGCATCCGAGACCGGCGCGGCGCCCGAATCCTATATCGAGGCCCGGCTCGCGCCCGACATGCTGACCCTGGCCGGCCAGGTGCAGCGCGCCTCCGACACCGCGAAGTTCGGTGGCGCGCGGCTCACCGGCACGCAGGCCCCGTCCTTCGCGGACACGGAGACGACGTTCGACCAGCTGCGGGCGCGCTGCGCGGACACGATCGCCTATCTCGGCACGCTGCCGCCCGACGCCTTCGCGGGCCGCGAGACGCAGGCGGTCACGTTCGGCGGCGGCGCGTTCCAGCAGACGCTGTCCGCCGACCGCTACGTCCTCCAGTTCGCGCTGCCGAACCTCTTCTTCCACGTCACGACGGCCTACGACATCCTGCGGCACAGGGGCGTCCCTGTCGGCAAGCGCGACTATCTCGGCCCGTTCGACGGCGCCTCCGCGTAG
- a CDS encoding FMN-dependent NADH-azoreductase — MKLLHVDSSILGAGSVSRELSALIVRRVTAGVAAEVAYRDLATEDLPHLTLASLPSAHPRAALAGALDAAGQSRRDASDRLLDEFLAADIVVVGAPMYNFGIPSQLKAWIDRLAVPGRTFRYGADGPEGLMRGKRVIVALARGGFYGPDTAMVSAEHAQSYLRAVFGFLGIVPEFVLVEGLAAGEQTKTHAMDAARDAIGQLAA, encoded by the coding sequence ATGAAACTCCTGCACGTGGATAGCAGCATTCTCGGGGCCGGCTCGGTCTCGCGCGAGCTGTCGGCCCTCATCGTCCGACGGGTGACGGCGGGCGTCGCGGCCGAGGTCGCGTATCGTGACCTCGCCACGGAGGACCTGCCGCACCTGACGCTGGCGAGCCTGCCGAGTGCGCATCCCCGGGCGGCCCTGGCGGGCGCGCTCGACGCCGCCGGGCAGTCCCGGCGCGACGCAAGCGACCGGCTTCTCGACGAGTTCCTGGCCGCCGACATCGTGGTGGTCGGGGCCCCGATGTACAATTTCGGCATCCCCTCGCAGCTGAAGGCCTGGATCGACCGCCTGGCCGTGCCGGGCCGGACCTTCCGCTACGGCGCGGACGGCCCGGAGGGCCTCATGCGCGGCAAGCGCGTGATCGTCGCGCTGGCCCGCGGCGGCTTCTACGGTCCGGACACCGCGATGGTCTCGGCGGAACACGCCCAGAGCTACCTGCGCGCGGTCTTCGGATTCCTGGGCATCGTCCCCGAATTCGTGCTGGTCGAGGGTCTGGCGGCCGGCGAGCAGACCAAGACCCACGCGATGGACGCGGCGCGCGACGCCATCGGACAACTCGCCGCCTGA
- a CDS encoding helix-turn-helix domain-containing protein, translated as MDVTEPTVSPTSDCRRVSQVLSRIGDKWSVLVIMLLHRGPHRFSALKRSIGGISQRMLTLTLRNLERDGLVSRTVTPSIPPRVDYELTAMGRSLAEPVKALGAWAFQHLDAIGAAQTRYDGQAGA; from the coding sequence ATGGATGTGACCGAGCCGACTGTCTCGCCGACCTCGGATTGCCGCCGGGTCTCGCAGGTCCTGTCTCGTATCGGCGACAAGTGGAGCGTGCTCGTCATCATGCTGCTGCATCGCGGACCGCACCGCTTCAGCGCGCTGAAGCGCAGCATCGGCGGGATCTCGCAGCGAATGCTGACGTTGACCTTGCGGAACCTGGAGCGGGACGGCCTGGTGAGCCGCACCGTCACGCCGTCCATCCCGCCCCGGGTCGATTACGAGCTGACCGCGATGGGGCGGTCCCTGGCCGAGCCCGTGAAGGCGCTGGGCGCCTGGGCCTTCCAGCATCTCGACGCCATCGGCGCCGCGCAGACCCGGTACGACGGGCAGGCCGGGGCCTGA
- a CDS encoding response regulator: protein MTDAPAPSTPYALVVDDDGLIRMDAMDMLEDAGFRTFEASDGDTALALLTRNHALIVLLFTDVQMPGSRDGFAVARETARQWPHIAIVVASGQVQPGPDDMPDGARFIGKPFTADMVHDHLKEILPDGQKPEPLRD, encoded by the coding sequence ATGACCGACGCGCCCGCCCCCTCGACCCCTTACGCCCTCGTCGTCGACGACGACGGTCTCATCCGCATGGATGCGATGGACATGTTGGAGGATGCGGGCTTCCGGACCTTCGAGGCCAGCGACGGCGACACGGCGCTCGCGCTGCTCACCCGAAACCATGCCCTGATCGTCCTGCTGTTCACCGACGTGCAGATGCCGGGCTCCCGCGACGGCTTCGCCGTCGCACGGGAGACGGCCCGCCAGTGGCCGCACATCGCCATCGTGGTGGCGTCCGGGCAGGTCCAGCCGGGCCCGGACGACATGCCCGACGGGGCGCGCTTCATCGGCAAGCCGTTCACGGCCGACATGGTGCACGACCACCTCAAGGAGATCCTGCCGGACGGCCAGAAGCCGGAGCCGCTGCGGGACTAG
- a CDS encoding glutathione S-transferase family protein: MIELYAWNTPNGRKISVALEEMALPYRVTPVDITQGAQHEPDFLAISPNNRIPAIVDPDGPDGAPISVFESGAILLYLAEKTGRFLPEDRRLRVAALEWLMWQMGGFGPMPGQVHHFLTVDPANRAYGLERYLKETRRLYGVLDRRLAQVEFVAGPLSVADFAILGWAWRHERHQVSLDAYPHVQRWYQALMSRPAVKRGFEVPLS; encoded by the coding sequence ATGATCGAGCTATACGCCTGGAACACCCCCAACGGCCGCAAGATCAGCGTGGCCCTCGAGGAGATGGCGCTGCCCTACCGGGTCACGCCGGTGGACATCACCCAGGGCGCGCAACACGAGCCGGACTTCCTGGCGATCAGCCCGAACAACCGGATTCCCGCCATCGTCGACCCTGACGGGCCGGACGGCGCACCGATCTCGGTGTTCGAATCCGGCGCGATCCTGCTGTACCTCGCCGAGAAGACCGGCCGGTTCCTGCCGGAGGATCGGCGGCTGCGCGTCGCCGCGCTGGAATGGCTGATGTGGCAGATGGGCGGCTTCGGGCCGATGCCCGGCCAAGTCCACCACTTCCTGACCGTCGATCCGGCGAACCGGGCTTACGGGCTCGAGCGCTACCTCAAGGAGACGCGGCGGCTCTACGGCGTCCTTGACCGCCGCCTGGCGCAGGTCGAGTTCGTGGCGGGCCCGCTCTCGGTGGCGGATTTCGCGATCCTCGGATGGGCCTGGCGGCACGAGCGCCATCAGGTCAGCCTCGACGCGTATCCGCACGTGCAGCGCTGGTATCAGGCCCTGATGAGCCGGCCGGCCGTGAAGCGCGGTTTCGAAGTTCCCCTGAGCTGA
- a CDS encoding SDR family oxidoreductase has protein sequence MLRDIGGQVAWVTGAGSGIGQAAALALAKAGLRLALTGRGREALEHTAELVRGAGGEALVAPADMRVADDVQRAWEAVEAAYRRCDLLVNAAGLNVPQRGWDAITPAGIDAVVGANLNGPFYASRAVLPAMRAQGSGLIIHVSSWAGRYVSKLTGPAYSAAKHGLVALSESLNQEECGHGIRSCCICPGEVATPLLDKRPVPVTAEDKGRMLQAEDLAETILFVARLPASVCINEILMSPTWNRGYLEGVKL, from the coding sequence ATGCTGCGTGACATCGGAGGACAGGTCGCCTGGGTGACGGGGGCCGGGTCCGGCATCGGACAGGCGGCCGCCCTGGCGCTGGCGAAGGCCGGGCTGCGGCTCGCGCTGACAGGACGGGGGCGGGAGGCCCTGGAGCACACCGCCGAGCTCGTGCGCGGGGCGGGCGGGGAGGCGCTGGTCGCGCCTGCCGACATGCGCGTGGCCGACGACGTCCAGCGCGCCTGGGAGGCCGTGGAGGCCGCCTACCGGCGCTGCGACCTGCTGGTGAACGCGGCGGGCCTCAACGTGCCGCAGCGGGGCTGGGACGCGATCACGCCGGCCGGCATCGACGCCGTGGTCGGCGCCAATCTCAACGGCCCGTTCTACGCGTCGCGGGCGGTGCTGCCGGCGATGCGCGCCCAGGGGAGCGGCCTGATCATCCACGTCTCCTCCTGGGCCGGCCGCTACGTCTCCAAGCTGACCGGACCGGCCTATTCGGCGGCCAAGCACGGGCTGGTGGCGCTCTCGGAGAGCCTGAACCAGGAGGAATGCGGGCACGGCATCCGGTCCTGCTGCATCTGCCCCGGCGAGGTCGCGACGCCGCTCCTCGACAAGCGGCCGGTCCCCGTGACGGCGGAGGACAAGGGGCGGATGCTGCAGGCCGAGGATCTCGCCGAGACGATCCTGTTCGTCGCGCGGCTGCCGGCCTCCGTGTGCATCAACGAGATCCTGATGAGCCCCACCTGGAACCGCGGCTATCTCGAGGGCGTGAAGCTCTGA
- a CDS encoding ABC transporter substrate-binding protein, translating to MTLIRCCVLSAAISLAALIEPASAEPIRVKVGVLNDMSGVYADTGGKGSVVAAQMAVEDFARTNPDVQVEIVSADHQNKPDVGAAVARQWYDRDGVDAILDVPTSSVALAVSQVTREKNRIFIDSGAGTTELTGRQCSPNTIQWTYDTYALAHGTAGAMLKRGGDAWYFLTADYAFGLSLQNEATAVIDKGGGRVLGAARVPFPATDFSSFLLQAQASGAKVVGLANAGGDTVNAVKQAHEFGLTESGQRLAALLIYAVDVHAIGLQTAQGLVLTESFYWDLNPGTRAFSERFYPRNGNSMPTMNHAGVYAGLLHYLKAVAATKSTDPQATMAWMKANPTDDPLFGEGTVRADGRKVHPMYLFEVKAPSESKGPWDLYRLLDTIPAEQAFRPLAEGGCPLVGKL from the coding sequence ATGACGCTGATCCGGTGCTGCGTTCTCTCCGCCGCGATCAGTCTAGCCGCCCTGATCGAGCCGGCTTCCGCCGAGCCGATCCGCGTCAAGGTCGGTGTCCTCAACGACATGTCCGGCGTCTATGCGGATACCGGCGGCAAGGGCTCCGTCGTCGCCGCGCAGATGGCGGTCGAGGATTTCGCCAGGACCAACCCGGACGTGCAGGTCGAGATCGTCTCGGCCGACCACCAGAACAAGCCGGATGTCGGGGCCGCCGTCGCCCGGCAATGGTACGACCGCGACGGCGTCGACGCGATCCTCGACGTGCCGACCTCCTCGGTCGCGCTGGCGGTGAGCCAAGTCACCCGCGAGAAGAACAGGATCTTCATCGACTCGGGCGCCGGCACCACGGAACTGACCGGCCGGCAATGCTCGCCGAACACGATCCAGTGGACCTACGACACCTACGCGCTGGCGCACGGCACGGCCGGCGCCATGCTCAAGCGCGGCGGCGACGCGTGGTACTTCCTGACCGCCGATTACGCGTTCGGCCTCTCGCTGCAGAACGAGGCCACCGCGGTGATCGACAAGGGCGGCGGGCGGGTGCTGGGCGCCGCCCGGGTCCCGTTCCCCGCCACCGACTTCTCCTCGTTCCTGCTGCAGGCCCAGGCCTCGGGCGCGAAGGTGGTGGGACTGGCCAATGCCGGCGGTGACACGGTCAACGCGGTCAAGCAGGCGCACGAGTTCGGGCTGACCGAGAGCGGCCAGAGGCTCGCCGCGCTGCTGATCTACGCCGTCGACGTCCACGCGATCGGCCTGCAGACCGCGCAGGGGCTGGTGCTCACGGAATCGTTCTACTGGGATCTCAATCCCGGGACGCGGGCCTTCTCCGAGCGGTTCTACCCACGCAACGGCAACAGCATGCCGACGATGAACCATGCCGGCGTCTATGCCGGGCTGCTGCATTACCTGAAGGCGGTGGCGGCGACGAAGTCGACCGACCCGCAGGCGACCATGGCCTGGATGAAGGCCAACCCGACGGACGACCCGCTGTTCGGCGAGGGCACGGTCCGGGCGGACGGGCGAAAGGTGCACCCGATGTACCTGTTCGAGGTGAAGGCGCCCTCCGAATCGAAGGGCCCGTGGGACCTCTACCGGCTCCTCGACACGATCCCGGCCGAGCAGGCCTTCCGCCCCCTGGCCGAGGGGGGCTGCCCGCTCGTCGGCAAGCTGTAG